A window of the Helianthus annuus cultivar XRQ/B chromosome 4, HanXRQr2.0-SUNRISE, whole genome shotgun sequence genome harbors these coding sequences:
- the LOC110936680 gene encoding inorganic pyrophosphatase TTM1 isoform X1 — MSQDNASMVESPRRRSGLLRDQVQLVKKKDSSRYEISPIQDPLSFEKGFFVVIRACQLLVQKNDGILLVGVAGPSGAGKTVFTDKVLNFMPSIAVITMDNYNDATRIVDGNFDDPRLTDYDTLLENIHGLKEGRAVQVPIYDFKSSSRVGYRTVEVPSSRIVIIEGIYALSEKLRPLLDLRVSVTGGVHFDLVKRVLRDIQRVGQEPEEIIHQISETVYPMYKAFIEPDLQTAHIKIINKFNPFSGFQNPSYILKSKKPVTPEEMKAVLSPEHKERKEETYDIYLLPPGEDPEACQSYLRMRNRDGKYNLMFEEWVTDSPFIISPRITFEVSVRLLGGLMALGYTIAAILKRSSHVFFDEKVCVKTDWLEQLNRTYVQVQGRDRLYVKYIAEQLGLDGTYVPRTYIEQIQLEKAVNDVMALPDDLKTKLSIDDDLVSSPKEALSRASADRRSKYLNRAHSFSTREKNLAKLTKLSINSKRFDGRTPDSPAAVVNQGVITHLSEQISTLNERMDDFTTRIEELTSKFSQRKVPSLQNMAGQAESCNGSATSLFVTGLGNGSLTGQLLPSSASSHQLARETPLMDEVLLIARGQRQLMHQLDNLSNLLRDYVTEKGQHDRANKTDRFTEIESLGVPIIAALAIGGLGFLLSRTLSSQK; from the exons ATGTCTCAAGACAATGCTTCGATGGTCGAATCACCAAGAAGGCGTTCCGGTTTGCTAAGAGATCAAGTTCAACTGGTTAAAAAGAAAGATTCGTCTCGTTACGAGATCTCACCGATACAAGATCCTCTATCGTTTGAGAAGGGTTTCTTTGTAGTGATCCGGGCGTGCCAATTATTGGTTCAAAAGAACGACGGGATATTATTAGTTGGTGTAGCCGGTCCATCGGGGGCTGGAAAAACTGTGTTTACGGATAAAGTACTCAATTTTATGCCTAGCATTGCTGTCATAACAATGGATAACTACAATGATGCAACCCGTATTGTTGATGGCAACTTTGATG ATCCACGGCTGACAGATTATGACACGTTACTCGAGAACATCCACGGCCTGAAGGAAGGGAGAGCGGTTCAAGTTCCGATTTATGATTTTAAGTCAAGTTCAAGAGTTGGTTACAG AACAGTTGAAGTTCCTTCGTCTCGCATAGTGATTATTGAAGGAATTTACGCACTTAGTGAAAAACTAAGACCGCTTCTAGATCTCCGTGTCTCCGTCACTGGCGGAGTACACTTTGACCTGGTCAAGCGCGTTTTGAGAGACATCCAACGCGTCGGGCAAGAACCTGAAGAAATCATTCATCAAATCTCCGAAACC GTATATCCTATGTACAAAGCTTTCATTGAGCCTGATCTTCAAACTGCACATATAAAAATTATCAACAAGTTCAACCCATTCTCCGGATTCCAAAATCCCAGTTATATTCTAAAG tcTAAAAAGCCGGTGACCCCCGAGGAAATGAAGGCGGTTCTTTCTCCTGAACataaagaaagaaaagaagaaacgTATGATATATATCTTCTTCCGCCCGGTGAAGATCCCGAAGCTTGTCAATCGTATCTCAGGATGAGGAACAGGGATGGCAAGTACAACCTTATGTTTGAG GAATGGGTGACGGACAGTCCGTTCATTATATCACCTAGAATCACCTTTGAAGTGAGTGTACGTCTTCTCGGTGGGCTAATGGCGTTAGGATACACAATTGCTGCCATACTCAAACGAAGCAGCCATGTTTTCTTTGATGAAAAGGTTTGCGTGAAAACCGATTGGTTAGAGCAACTCAACCGCACCTATGTTCAG GTGCAAGGAAGAGACCGTTTGTACGTAAAATATATTGCAGAGCAGTTGGGGTTAGATGGTACATATGTTCCTCGAACTTACATAGAACAAATACAGCTAGAAAAGGCCGTAAACGATGTGATG GCATTGCCCGATGATCTGAAAACAAAGCTCAGCATAGACGATGATTTGGTCTCAAGCCCTAAAGAAGCTTTATCGCGTGCCTCTGCTGATAGAAGATCCAAATACCTTAACAG AGCGCACTCATTTTCGACACGTGAAAAGAATTTAGCGAAGCTGACGAAGCTTTCCATTAATAGTAAGCGATTTGACGGGAGGACACCTGATTCACCAGCAGCAGTTGTAAACCAA GGAGTGATTACTCACCTATCGGAACAAATCTCCACTCTAAATGAAAGGATGGATGACTTTACGACCCGAATCGAAGAGCTAACTTCCAAGTTTTCGCAAAGAAAAGTACCGAGCCTTCAAAACATGGCTGGCCAGGCTGAATCGTGCAATGGGTCTGCAACTTCACTGTTCGTGACCGGCCTAGGAAACGGTTCATTGACCGGTCAACTACTGCCTAGTTCCGCTTCTTCTCACCAGTTGGCACGAGAGACCCCCCTCATGGATGAG GTGCTACTCATTGCAAGGGGACAACGGCAATTGATGCATCAACTAGACAACTTAAGTAACCTGTTACGAGATTACGTGACAGAAAAGGGTCAGCATGATCGGGCAAACAAGACTGATCGATTCACGGAGATTGAATCGTTGGGAGTGCCGATTATTGCAGCATTAGCAATTGGTGGGTTGGGATTCTTGTTGAGCAGGACTTTGAGTTCTCAAAAGTGA
- the LOC110936680 gene encoding inorganic pyrophosphatase TTM1 isoform X2, with protein sequence MSQDNASMVESPRRRSGLLRDQVQLVKKKDSSRYEISPIQDPLSFEKGFFVVIRACQLLVQKNDGILLVGVAGPSGAGKTVFTDKVLNFMPSIAVITMDNYNDATRIVDGNFDDPRLTDYDTLLENIHGLKEGRAVQVPIYDFKSSSRVGYRTVEVPSSRIVIIEGIYALSEKLRPLLDLRVSVTGGVHFDLVKRVLRDIQRVGQEPEEIIHQISETVYPMYKAFIEPDLQTAHIKIINKFNPFSGFQNPSYILKSKKPVTPEEMKAVLSPEHKERKEETYDIYLLPPGEDPEACQSYLRMRNRDGKYNLMFEEWVTDSPFIISPRITFEVSVRLLGGLMALGYTIAAILKRSSHVFFDEKVCVKTDWLEQLNRTYVQVQGRDRLYVKYIAEQLGLDGTYVPRTYIEQIQLEKAVNDVMALPDDLKTKLSIDDDLVSSPKEALSRASADRRSKYLNRAHSFSTREKNLAKLTKLSINSKRFDGRTPDSPAAVVNQGVITHLSEQISTLNERMDDFTTRIEELTSKFSQRKVPSLQNMAGQAESCNGSATSLFVTGLGNGSLTGQLLPSSASSHQLARETPLMDEVPLLFL encoded by the exons ATGTCTCAAGACAATGCTTCGATGGTCGAATCACCAAGAAGGCGTTCCGGTTTGCTAAGAGATCAAGTTCAACTGGTTAAAAAGAAAGATTCGTCTCGTTACGAGATCTCACCGATACAAGATCCTCTATCGTTTGAGAAGGGTTTCTTTGTAGTGATCCGGGCGTGCCAATTATTGGTTCAAAAGAACGACGGGATATTATTAGTTGGTGTAGCCGGTCCATCGGGGGCTGGAAAAACTGTGTTTACGGATAAAGTACTCAATTTTATGCCTAGCATTGCTGTCATAACAATGGATAACTACAATGATGCAACCCGTATTGTTGATGGCAACTTTGATG ATCCACGGCTGACAGATTATGACACGTTACTCGAGAACATCCACGGCCTGAAGGAAGGGAGAGCGGTTCAAGTTCCGATTTATGATTTTAAGTCAAGTTCAAGAGTTGGTTACAG AACAGTTGAAGTTCCTTCGTCTCGCATAGTGATTATTGAAGGAATTTACGCACTTAGTGAAAAACTAAGACCGCTTCTAGATCTCCGTGTCTCCGTCACTGGCGGAGTACACTTTGACCTGGTCAAGCGCGTTTTGAGAGACATCCAACGCGTCGGGCAAGAACCTGAAGAAATCATTCATCAAATCTCCGAAACC GTATATCCTATGTACAAAGCTTTCATTGAGCCTGATCTTCAAACTGCACATATAAAAATTATCAACAAGTTCAACCCATTCTCCGGATTCCAAAATCCCAGTTATATTCTAAAG tcTAAAAAGCCGGTGACCCCCGAGGAAATGAAGGCGGTTCTTTCTCCTGAACataaagaaagaaaagaagaaacgTATGATATATATCTTCTTCCGCCCGGTGAAGATCCCGAAGCTTGTCAATCGTATCTCAGGATGAGGAACAGGGATGGCAAGTACAACCTTATGTTTGAG GAATGGGTGACGGACAGTCCGTTCATTATATCACCTAGAATCACCTTTGAAGTGAGTGTACGTCTTCTCGGTGGGCTAATGGCGTTAGGATACACAATTGCTGCCATACTCAAACGAAGCAGCCATGTTTTCTTTGATGAAAAGGTTTGCGTGAAAACCGATTGGTTAGAGCAACTCAACCGCACCTATGTTCAG GTGCAAGGAAGAGACCGTTTGTACGTAAAATATATTGCAGAGCAGTTGGGGTTAGATGGTACATATGTTCCTCGAACTTACATAGAACAAATACAGCTAGAAAAGGCCGTAAACGATGTGATG GCATTGCCCGATGATCTGAAAACAAAGCTCAGCATAGACGATGATTTGGTCTCAAGCCCTAAAGAAGCTTTATCGCGTGCCTCTGCTGATAGAAGATCCAAATACCTTAACAG AGCGCACTCATTTTCGACACGTGAAAAGAATTTAGCGAAGCTGACGAAGCTTTCCATTAATAGTAAGCGATTTGACGGGAGGACACCTGATTCACCAGCAGCAGTTGTAAACCAA GGAGTGATTACTCACCTATCGGAACAAATCTCCACTCTAAATGAAAGGATGGATGACTTTACGACCCGAATCGAAGAGCTAACTTCCAAGTTTTCGCAAAGAAAAGTACCGAGCCTTCAAAACATGGCTGGCCAGGCTGAATCGTGCAATGGGTCTGCAACTTCACTGTTCGTGACCGGCCTAGGAAACGGTTCATTGACCGGTCAACTACTGCCTAGTTCCGCTTCTTCTCACCAGTTGGCACGAGAGACCCCCCTCATGGATGAGGTGCCTTTGCTTTTCTTGTAG